A portion of the Podospora pseudoanserina strain CBS 124.78 chromosome 2, whole genome shotgun sequence genome contains these proteins:
- the THR1_1 gene encoding Trihydroxynaphthalene reductase (EggNog:ENOG503NVIX; COG:E) — MASQSFVIRSPCSSANIGPGFDVIGLALSMFLELHVTVDPPASSTENYPLNCKITYEGEGEDEISLDPEVNLITRVALYVLRCHDQRAFPKNTHIHVKNPIPLGRGLGSSGTAVVAGVMLGKEVGGLHHLTMERLFDFILMIERHPDNVGASLFGGFVGTYLKPLTPEDTARVEIPLSEVLPAPQGGVDTGDRPPEPPVGIGHHIKFPWAGEIKAVAIIPEFEVPTAKARQVLPAEYPRNDVTFNLQRIALLPVALGQSPPDPELIYLAMQDKLHQPYRQTLIPGLTEIVESMTPATQPGLLGVCLSGAGPTILALATSNFEGIASRIIKKFEENKITCSWKVLEPAEGTTVVRTK; from the exons ATGGCCTCCCAATCTTTTGTCATCAGATCCCCTTGCTCCTCCGCCAATATCGGCCCGGGCTTCGACGTCATCGGCCTCGCCCTGTCAATGTTCCTGGAGCTGCACGTCACTGTCGACCCACCTGCATCTTCAACAGAGAATTACCCCCTCAACTGCAAGATCACATacgaaggggaaggggaggatgagattTCCCTTGACCCGGAGGTGAATCTCATCACGAGGGTGGCGCTGTACGTGCTCCGGTGTCACGACCAGAGGGCCTTTCCCAAGAACACGCACATCCATGTCAAGAACCCTATtccgttggggagggggcttggGTCGAGCGGGACGGCGGTTGtggcgggggtgatgttggggaaggaggtgggcgGGTTGCACCATTTGACCATGGAGAGGTTGTTTGATTTTATTTTGATGATTG AGAGACATCCTGACAATGTTGGGGCTTCGTTGTTTGGCGGGTTTGTCGGGACTTACCTGAAGCCGTTGACGCCCGAGGAcacggcgagggtggagatcCCGCTCAGTGAGGTGTTGCCTGCGCCGCAGGGGGGAGTTGACACGGGGGATAGACCTCCTGAGCCGCCGGTGGGGATTGGGCACCATATCAAGTTCCCTTGGGCGGGGGAGATCAAGGCTGTGGCCATCATTCCCGAGTTTGAGGTGCCTACGGCGAAGGCCAGGCAGGTTTTACCGGCGGAGTATCCTAGGAACGATGTG ACATTCAACCTCCAGAGGATAGCGCTTTTGCCGGTTGCGCTGGGCCAGAGCCCGCCTGATCCGGAGCTGATCTATCTTGCTATGCAGGATAAGCTGCACCAGCCGTACAGGCAGACGCTCATTCCGGGGCTGACGGAGATTGTGGAGAGCATGACGCCTGCTACGCAGCCGGGGCTGTTGGGCGTTTGCTTGTCTGGTGCCGGGCCGACGATTCTGGCGTTGGCGACGAGCAACTTTGAGGGGATTGCCAGCAGGATCATCAAGAAGTTTGAGGAGAACAAGATTACGTGCAGCTGGAAGGTGCTGGAGCCGGCGGAGGGGacgacggtggtgaggacgaAGTAA